A genomic window from Herbiconiux aconitum includes:
- a CDS encoding transglycosylase domain-containing protein yields MAQRPIGSALGALGGMVGLAVVAGVLVTALVTPALAVTGLATSSSIGMFENLPGYIKPDRLAEKTNIYAVDGASNPVLLASVFDQDREEVGWDQISQFAKDAVVATEDPRFYTHGGVDLASAARAAIENTVESEGPGASTISMQYVRNILVQRATEIADEGEREAAFDDATKTTIDRKLKEMKLAIGLEKEYSKDDILLGYLNIASFGGRVYGIQSAAKYYFGVNASELTLPQAASLIATVNEPNGLRIDLAENLDANTARRNDDVLAAMLAEHRITRAQHDEAVATPVTPVITPPSTGCQSANGIGAGFFCDYVTNIVRNDPAFGTDAETRWADFKTGGYQIYTSLDVDLQQNAQNVMNEYVPMASEVLDLGASLVTVQPGTGRVLAMAQNKYFNQDPEVAAPDNTALNYSTDFDHGGSTGFQVGSTYKMFVLAEWLRNGRSLSEVVNGSPQRFNQASFADSCNGAASGSYAPSNDGGANPGRVTVTTAVQDSVNNAFVAMAQKLDQCAIRKTAEAFGVHRADGSPLTEYVADVLGTNELAPLTMAAAFAAIANNGTYCSPVAIDRIVDAGGEELPVPVSTCSEAVAPEIAAAMAYAMTRVVTAGSGTLSDPDDGIPHIGKTGTTDLEKDTWFVGSSTKLTTAVWVGNVQGTVSLRHNTIAGRNGGDLRHHVWREYMTIADSKYGGDAFPEADAAFVRGSQLRVPDVTGLTEDDARQRLSASGFDADVAAAIDSSVPGGRIAASTPATGESASAGSTVTLVPSNGALRVMPDVVGQTTAAATSELAALQLGPVTFVGVSGGVETRGGTVLGSSPAAGVDVRPGDRIALTVAPAAAPAGG; encoded by the coding sequence ATGGCTCAGCGACCGATCGGATCAGCACTCGGTGCCCTAGGCGGAATGGTGGGCCTCGCCGTCGTGGCCGGCGTGCTCGTGACGGCTCTGGTGACGCCCGCACTCGCCGTGACCGGGCTCGCCACGAGCTCGTCGATCGGCATGTTCGAGAATCTGCCCGGCTACATCAAACCCGATCGTCTGGCCGAGAAGACGAACATCTACGCGGTGGACGGCGCCTCGAATCCGGTGCTCCTCGCCTCCGTCTTCGATCAGGATCGGGAGGAGGTGGGCTGGGATCAGATCTCGCAGTTCGCCAAAGACGCCGTGGTCGCGACCGAGGATCCCCGCTTCTACACGCACGGCGGTGTAGACCTCGCGTCGGCCGCCCGGGCCGCGATCGAGAACACGGTCGAGAGCGAGGGACCGGGTGCCTCGACGATCTCCATGCAGTACGTGCGCAACATCCTGGTGCAGCGCGCGACCGAGATCGCCGACGAGGGCGAACGCGAAGCCGCCTTCGACGACGCGACGAAGACGACGATCGATCGCAAGCTGAAGGAGATGAAGCTCGCGATCGGCCTGGAGAAGGAGTACTCCAAAGACGACATCCTCCTGGGCTACCTGAACATCGCCTCGTTCGGCGGTCGCGTGTACGGCATCCAATCGGCCGCCAAATACTACTTCGGGGTGAACGCGTCGGAGCTCACCCTCCCGCAGGCCGCCAGCTTGATCGCGACCGTGAACGAACCCAACGGGTTGCGCATCGACCTCGCGGAGAACCTCGACGCGAACACGGCGCGCCGGAATGACGACGTGCTGGCAGCGATGCTCGCCGAGCACCGCATCACTCGAGCCCAGCACGACGAAGCGGTCGCCACCCCGGTGACGCCGGTGATCACTCCGCCGTCGACCGGCTGTCAGAGCGCCAACGGCATCGGGGCCGGCTTCTTCTGCGACTACGTCACCAACATCGTGCGCAACGATCCCGCCTTCGGAACCGACGCGGAGACCCGTTGGGCCGACTTCAAGACCGGCGGATACCAGATCTACACCTCGCTCGACGTAGACCTGCAGCAGAACGCGCAGAACGTGATGAACGAATACGTTCCGATGGCGTCGGAGGTGCTCGATCTCGGGGCGTCGCTGGTGACCGTGCAGCCCGGAACGGGGCGGGTGCTGGCGATGGCCCAGAACAAGTACTTCAATCAAGACCCGGAGGTGGCGGCTCCCGACAACACGGCGCTGAACTACAGCACCGACTTCGACCACGGCGGCTCGACCGGCTTCCAGGTGGGCTCGACCTACAAGATGTTCGTTCTGGCCGAGTGGCTGAGGAACGGGCGATCGCTGAGCGAGGTCGTGAATGGGAGCCCGCAGCGCTTCAACCAGGCCTCCTTCGCCGACAGCTGCAACGGTGCGGCCAGCGGCTCGTACGCCCCGAGCAATGACGGAGGCGCCAACCCCGGCCGGGTCACCGTCACGACGGCCGTGCAGGATTCGGTCAACAACGCCTTCGTCGCCATGGCCCAGAAACTCGATCAGTGCGCCATCCGCAAGACCGCCGAGGCCTTCGGCGTGCATCGGGCCGACGGGAGCCCGCTGACCGAGTACGTGGCCGACGTGCTCGGCACCAACGAACTCGCGCCGCTCACGATGGCGGCCGCGTTCGCCGCCATCGCGAACAACGGCACCTACTGCTCCCCCGTGGCGATCGACCGCATCGTCGATGCGGGCGGCGAGGAGCTGCCGGTTCCGGTCTCCACCTGCAGCGAGGCCGTCGCTCCCGAGATCGCGGCGGCGATGGCCTACGCGATGACGAGAGTGGTCACCGCCGGCTCGGGCACGCTGTCCGACCCCGACGACGGCATCCCGCACATCGGCAAGACCGGCACCACCGACCTGGAGAAGGACACCTGGTTCGTCGGCTCGAGCACGAAGCTCACCACCGCCGTGTGGGTGGGCAACGTGCAGGGCACCGTGTCGCTGCGGCACAACACCATCGCCGGTCGCAACGGCGGCGATCTCCGCCATCACGTCTGGCGCGAGTACATGACGATCGCCGATTCGAAGTACGGAGGCGATGCCTTTCCCGAGGCCGATGCCGCCTTCGTTCGCGGGTCGCAGCTCCGGGTTCCCGACGTCACCGGCCTGACGGAGGACGACGCCCGCCAACGATTGTCGGCGTCGGGCTTCGATGCCGACGTCGCGGCCGCGATCGATTCCTCGGTGCCCGGCGGCCGCATCGCTGCCAGCACGCCGGCGACGGGAGAGTCGGCATCCGCTGGTTCGACGGTGACCCTGGTGCCGAGCAACGGAGCCTTGCGCGTCATGCCGGATGTCGTCGGTCAGACGACGGCGGCGGCGACCTCCGAGCTCGCCGCCCTCCAACTAGGCCCGGTGACGTTCGTCGGCGTGAGCGGCGGGGTCGAGACCCGTGGCGGCACCGTGCTCGGTTCCTCCCCCGCCGCCGGTGTCGATGTGCGCCCCGGCGACCGGATCGCGCTCACCGTCGCACCCGCCGCGGCCCCTGCCGGCGGTTGA
- a CDS encoding LysR family transcriptional regulator, producing the protein MWSVDALLHLRTFVAVAEARSFSRAAEELMIGQPLLSRRVKALEVEIGGELFDRSHRQIEVTELGRTLLDPARDLLGRADRLESFIRSAQGLDTVLLALPHDCDPRAIARLITAATNAGSRLQVEFLTALERETAVRDGAAAVTVVRVPIDLVGYTVELGLGSTSASTDRDRPVHLADLRRHRRDRSPARRILLSAEDDIPLFREPFLKSAAQAGLVVSQIEVENSTTSAIAAVFASADLLVCTRAFARRNGLAWSPLADRSIRRTYQVQVAPAHRSNARLAELASELAPLIGSALDAGSSRRKTDDGEPNRHTLTEAWR; encoded by the coding sequence ATGTGGTCTGTCGATGCACTCCTGCATCTGCGCACCTTCGTGGCTGTCGCGGAGGCGCGCAGCTTCTCTCGCGCGGCAGAGGAACTGATGATCGGGCAGCCGCTCCTGAGCCGCCGCGTAAAGGCACTCGAAGTCGAGATCGGCGGCGAACTCTTCGATCGATCACACCGTCAGATCGAGGTCACGGAGCTCGGCCGAACGTTGCTCGACCCGGCCCGCGACCTGCTCGGCCGCGCCGATCGTCTGGAGTCGTTCATCCGTTCGGCACAGGGTCTGGACACCGTGCTCCTCGCGCTTCCGCACGACTGCGATCCGCGCGCGATCGCCCGGCTCATCACGGCCGCCACCAACGCGGGTTCCCGACTGCAGGTCGAGTTCCTCACCGCCCTCGAGCGGGAGACTGCCGTGCGCGACGGGGCTGCTGCGGTGACCGTGGTGCGGGTGCCGATCGACCTGGTGGGCTATACCGTCGAGCTGGGCCTCGGGTCGACCTCGGCGTCGACCGATCGGGATCGCCCCGTGCATCTGGCCGACCTACGACGTCACCGCCGCGACCGGAGCCCAGCACGCCGCATCCTGCTGTCGGCGGAAGACGACATTCCCCTCTTCCGGGAGCCGTTCTTGAAATCAGCTGCGCAAGCCGGCCTTGTCGTGTCGCAGATCGAGGTCGAGAACTCCACGACGAGTGCCATCGCCGCCGTTTTCGCCTCCGCCGATCTCTTGGTCTGCACCCGCGCGTTCGCCCGCCGGAACGGACTGGCCTGGTCGCCGTTGGCCGACCGCTCGATCCGCAGAACCTACCAAGTGCAGGTCGCGCCGGCCCACCGGAGCAACGCCCGCCTGGCAGAACTGGCCTCTGAGCTTGCCCCTCTCATCGGCTCGGCCCTCGATGCGGGGTCGTCGCGGCGGAAGACGGATGACGGGGAGCCGAATCGCCACACGCTCACGGAGGCCTGGCGATGA